CAAAGGTCATATCTATAGATACTGATCTTGTGCTTCTGGTGACGGAGCAGGGGAAACTGAAGATAACGGGTAAGAATATGCAGGCAAGCACTCTGGACCTTGACAAGGGAATATTGGAACTCACAGGAAATTTCAACACGATGGTGTATTCCGGGGAAAAGGAGGGAGCTCTGTCTCTCAAGAGCCTGTTCAAATGATCAGTGAATTCGTGCGCATCCAGGCCGAAGGGTATGTGCTCTGTCTGATGGTGGGAGCAGCGATGGGGATCGTTGGAGTAGTGTTTGGAGGACTCAGAAAGCTTCTAAGGTCAGGCAAAATTGTGACCTGGTTCTGCGATCTTGCACTTTGGTTAGTATTAAGTGTTGCTATAATTGCGCTCAATTACATATGTTGTGGTGGAAGGATAAGGTTATATATTTTTTTAGGATTTTTTTCAGGTTTTTTAATTACTTTTTACACAATAAATTGGGTTGCGTCGAAAATGGCGGACTATATATTGTACAGAAAAAACAAGGATTAGAATAATGTGAAAATGTGAGAGGCAAAAGTGCGTTGACATAATTAGTCTTAAATAGTAAAATTATGTCAATATGTTTGTTCGGATACAATTTTTTTGTATATTATTACAAGAAATAGCAAGAAATATCAGTAAATATGAGAATCCAACAGATTTAACGTAAAGATATCAATGAGTAAGAGGGGATTTCCTGATGAGCAAGAGAACTGGCAGAACGGGTTCAAAAAACAAAATATCCAGTAGAATAGGCGTGATAACTGTTATTTGCTGTCTGGCGCTGCTTGCTGGTGTGGTCATGTACAAGGCAAGGACTCTTGAAACACAGAAGAAGGAACTTCAGGTGCAGGCTGAGGAGCTTCAGGAACAGCTTGACGATGCCAAGCAGAAGCACAAGGAGCTTGAGGAGAAGGAAGAGTATATGAAGACTGATGAGTATGTCGAGGATGTGGCGAGATCACAGCTTGGTCTTGTTTACCCGGATGAGATAGTCATCAAGCCAAAGGAATAATTCATCAAAGGAATTACTTATCAAAGGACTGATTTAAAAGAATAATTTTTAGAATAATATCACAATAAAGCGGATGCTGATCTCAGCATTCGCTATTTTTTTACATATGAGCCGTCTATACTGTTGTTCACTATCAACGTGAAACAGGAGGCTGTATATTATATGAGGGAAAGAATCAATTCGGGAATCAGGACGGGAGTTATGACGCTTCTGTGTATTGCTGGCGGAGCATTTGTGGTGTGCCGTATGGCTCCGTTTGCCGCTGCCATATATGCGGCATGCTGTCTGATGGGCGGCAGCTATCTGCTCCTGTATGTGTGTGCGGCAGGGGGGATTACCCTGGGAGCATTTGGACTTTTGGGTATGCCATATATTGAAAATGGGATCGTGGAACATTCTGGGGATGTAGCAGTGAATGTGTGTAGAAGGTATATGCTGCTTTTGGCATGTGTGCTATTTATAATGAAGATGTGTGATATAAGGAGAAAACGGGAAGGTCAGAGAGGCAGGTCGGCTGCTGATGGGAATGAGGGAGTGCTTCCAATCGCGCTTGCAGCATTGATAGTTGAAACTGTATTTTCGGATAGTGGATGGGCTGTGGGTGTCGGCAGGGGAATCGTCGCCGGAATCGTGTACGTGTGTGCATTTTACATATTAAAGCCGGGGATACTGGCGGTTACTAGCCGGGTTTCGGGAGGTGACTGGAAACGAGAGGCAGGGATTGCCGGATACGATACAAATCAATGTATCGTCAGCATCATGGCAATATGTGCCATTATGCTGTGGCACATTCCTGATGATATAGTCGGTGGCATAGCTCCGTCACTTATGGCAGCCCTCTTGATGCTGTTGTATGTAGTGTACAGGTCGGGTGCTTCCTACGGCTGCGGGCTTGCCGCTGCGGCGGGAGGTATCCTTTCCGTAAAGACAGGTAATATGGGCTGGATCCCTTGGATGCTGCTGGTCACGGTGGTTATGCTCATAGGAAGAGCACTTTCAGGTCACAGAAGGATACCGGCATGTATATTTTATGTGCTTGGAGCGGTTCTTGCCGCCGTTGCTGCGGGACCTGGTTTTATATGTAACGCTGAGATAGGACATGCTATGGGGGAGGGGAGGCTGCTTCAGAGGTATGGGACATTTGACTGGACAACTCTTACCACATATGACATTATAGTGTGCTGTGTCAACCTAGGGCTTCCGGTGATGCTGTTTGTCGCCGTGCCCGGATCTCTTTTGGGGAAATCTGCTGATGATATAAGTCCGGCATGCCTTCAGGCGGCAGCGACGGAGATAAGCAGGATGACATCTTCTAAAATGGAAGATATGGCAAATACATTCAGGCGGCTTGATTACACATTTGCCGGAAGTGAGGATCCTGGGATAAGTCTGAGTCAGGTTGGAGAGCTTGTTGATGGATTCAGAAGGCAGATAGAGAGAATAGGAGAGGCACGGGAAGTATCCGACGAAAAACTGCTTGGACAGATGCGCGAGTTGGGCATGGAAGATGTGAGAGTGACAGAACTCACGGATGACAGTGGGAGAAACCGCTTTTATGTGGTGGGAAGAACGACTGGTCAGGGTATGGTGCTTTCAAGGCAGGTAGCGGTGATCCTCAGCCGGTATTTTGGAAGGAATATAAGGGTAGGAATGAATTCGCCGAGTTTGTTCTTTGATGACTACAGGATGGCGGCATATGAGGAGAGTGCGGCATACAGGGGAATGTACCATGTGAGAAGGATAAGAAAATATGGTTCCCCGGTGTCCGGAGATAATTTTTCCGTCAAGGAATACGAGGATGGCAGGCTGGTGATGATGCTGTCAGATGGAATGGGCAGCGGAAGCCTGGCGTCCTGCGAGAGCTGTATGATGCTTGATACCATGGAGGAGATGCTTGAGGCGGGATTTCCTCCGGAATACAGCATTGCATTTGCCAACAGGTGCATGTCGAAGAAAAATCAGGGGCGCACATTTACCACGTTTGACATGGTGGTAATAGATATGTATGATGGTTCGATGACGAGTTTCAAACAGGGGGCATCTCTGACATACGTTGTTCATCCAGGCGAAAAAGGTAATTCGGTGGAGGTCATATCGAGCACAACGCTTCCAGTTGGGGTGCTTGACGAGGCGGACTGTGATATTGCGGATATTAATCTCTCTGCCGGTGATGCGGTTGTGATGGTGAGCGACGGAATCTCAGATATGGATACTGATGGAGTCATGAACCGCCTGCTCGGGAACATACACATTGGAGATAGCCGTAAGCTGGTGGATGAGATAGTGGGAAAAATGCTTGGACAGGAAGACATATCACCGAGGGATGATGTGACGGTGATGGCCGCGGTGATAGGAAGATCAGAAAAAAGTGGTGCGGCATAGCAGGAGATTTATGTTATAATGACCATTGCGGCAGCTGCGCTTGCGCGAGCTGACATAATGCGAATGCCCACATTGAGCCGGCAGGCGATATGTTATAATGAGCATTGCGATAAGGATAAATGTATTTTTGCAGGATAGAAAGATGGCACGGGAGATAACATGGGAGATAGTATAAATACAGAAGATACACGGAAAAATTCAATTGATCCATTTGAGAGGCAGGTCCTTGGCTATATAAGGAAATACAATATGTTTGACAATGTTAAGCACTGCGTATGCGGTGTGTCCGGGGGGGCTGATTCGGTGAGCCTGATCACGGTGCTCGTGAGGCTTTGCGGATATCTTGGGATAGAACTGCATGTTGTCCATATAAACCATATGATACGCGGTGCTGCGGCCGACTCGGATCAGGAATACGTGGAAGAATTGTGCAGAAAATATGGTGTATCCTGCAATTCTTACAATATAGATGTGCAGACTATGGCATCTGACCGAGGATTCACAGTGGAGGAGGCAGGAAGGCTTGCCAGATATGATGCATTTGACACGGTGAGACGGCAGTATGAGGGCGAGGGCTGTGTGATAGCTGTGGCCCACAACAGAAACGATGTCGCAGAGACAGTCATATTCAATATGGCGAGGGGAACCGGAATGGGAGGAATAAAGGGAATCGCACCAGTGCGGGAGAACATTGTCAGACCTTTGCTTGGCTGTGACAGATCGGAGATAGAGGGTTATCTTGACAGGATGGGGATACCATATTGTACAGATGCCACGAATAATGAGGATGATTACACAAGAAATAAGATAAGACACAAGATCCTGCCGCTTATGGTGGAGATAAATGAACAGGCGGTGGAGCATATATGCGACATGGCGGAGCTGGCAGCGGATTACGAAAGGCTTGCGTTGGGCGTGGTGGAAGAGTTTCTGAAGAGTCAGGGAATAGACATTTCACAGGAAAATCGTGGATGGACTGGTACTGAGAGCAGATGCGGAGAGTACAGTGTTGACAGAGGCACGCTGTTTGCCCAGAATAAGCTGATCCGGGAACTGGCGATAAGACAACTGGTTGGGCTTGTGTGCGGAGGTCTAAAGGACATAGGAAGAAATCATGTCGCGGAAGTCATGAAGCTGTGTGATGCAGAGACGGGATCGGGTATAGATCTGCCAGGGGGAGGCAGAGTGTATGTGCAGTATGACCGGATAATATTTTCCACAAAGACAGACAGTGATACAGAGAAAGAGCGGGGCTGTGATCCTGTCGATATAGATATGACCAGGGATGGTATATACGAAATGGGAAATGTGAGACTGACCGTGAGAATATACGACCGCCCGAAAATGCTTGACCTTTCAAAAAAAGAGTGTACGAAGTATCTTGATTATGATAGAATAATACAGTGTTTGCAATTGCGGACAATGAAAAACGGCGATTACATTGTAGTAAATTCCGCCGGTTCCAGAAAGAAACTGAATAGACTGTTCACCGATGCGAAGATTCCAGCGGATAGGAGAGGGGAGATACCCCTTGTGGCTGCGGGTTCGGAGATAGTCTGGGCTGTCGGACTCAGAATAGGTGAGAACTATAAAGTGACTGATAATACACGCAGGATATTGCATATGGAATTTGAGAATGCTGGACAGAGATGAACGAAAGTATGGTCGTGGGAAATAGCATGCTGATGACCATTTATCATTTACACAGGAAAATGTTTTATAGGAGGAAACAGAGTTGAAAGAACAGATTGGTGTTATGCTGAGTAGCAGTGAAGTTGAGACACGTATCAGTGAGATGGCAGAAGCTATCGATAAGGCATATGAGGGCAAGACGATACATTTGATAGGAATACTCAAGGGAAGCGTTTTTTTTATGTGTGAGCTTGCAAAGAGAATGAAGAATCCAGTGACAATGGATTTTATGTCGGTAAGCAGCTATGGCGACGGAACAAAGTCATCAGGTATAGTTAAACTCAACAAGGATCTGGACGAGTCAATAGAGGGCAGAGATGTAATTATAGTTGAAGATATTCTCGATTCAGGAAGAACACTCTCATATCTTGTAAAGCTTCTGGGTGAGAGAAAGCCTGCAAGTTTGAATGTCATAACATTACTTGACAAGCCAGACAGAAGAGTTATCCCAGTTGAGCTTTATATGACAGGATTTGAGATTCCTGACAGATTTGTGGTCGGATATGGTCTTGACTGTGCCCAGAAATATAGAAATCTTCCATATATAGGAGTGATAGAGCAGTAAAAATTCCATGCTCACACAGTGAAATATGGGTTAATAAGGAGAATATATGAACAAGAGAAAATTCAGAAATGGAATGTTGATCTATCTGCTTATCCTTGTTGTGGCATTTATACTCATCAACAGATGGATGCAGAGCGATACGGATGTGACTACAACTTACAGTTATGTTGATCTGACGAACGATCTCGATGAGGGCAATGTATCAGAGCTTGTCATAAATCAGAACGCAGAGATACCTACGGCTGTTGTGCAGGTTGGGTTCACCAACGGCAAGACCATTGCGTTTTATGCGGCAGATGTAAATGAGATCATTGATATTTACAACAAATATCAGGAAAAGGTCGATGCTTATAACAGCTCAATAACTGATTCTGCAGATAAGAAGCCAATTGTAAAGTACAGTCTCAATGACGTGGAGAAGACCAGTATCTGGAGCGTTATCATACCATACGTGCTTGTCATGGTAGTGCTTATGCTTATAATGATGCTGTTCATGAGATCAGCCCAGGGCGGTGGTGGCGGCGGCCAGATGATGAACTTTGGCAAGAGCAGAGCCCGCAAAGCTGACGAGAGTGCCAAGAATGTCACATTTAAAGATGTGGCAGGACTTGAGGAGGAAAAAGAAGATCTTGAGGAGATAGTAACTTTCCTGAAGAATCCTCAGAAGTTTGTGAAAGTTGGTGCACGTATACCAAAGGGTGTTCTGCTGGTAGGCCCTCCGGGAACAGGTAAGACACTCATGGCAAAGGCCATTGCAGGTGAGGCTGGAGTGCCTTTCTTCAGCATATCCGGTTCAGATTTCGTTGAGATGTTTGTCGGTGTAGGTGCTTCAAGAGTGAGAGACCTCTTCGCAGAGGCCAAGAAGAATGCGCCGTGTATCGTATTTATAGATGAGATTGATGCGGTTGCAAGACAGAGAGGTTCAGGTCTTGGTGGCGGTCATGACGAGCGTGAGCAGAC
This sequence is a window from Coprococcus eutactus. Protein-coding genes within it:
- a CDS encoding YabP/YqfC family sporulation protein, which codes for MAEAANKNKPHKLIIDNRNSMSMTGVTKVISIDTDLVLLVTEQGKLKITGKNMQASTLDLDKGILELTGNFNTMVYSGEKEGALSLKSLFK
- the tilS gene encoding tRNA lysidine(34) synthetase TilS, translating into MGDSINTEDTRKNSIDPFERQVLGYIRKYNMFDNVKHCVCGVSGGADSVSLITVLVRLCGYLGIELHVVHINHMIRGAAADSDQEYVEELCRKYGVSCNSYNIDVQTMASDRGFTVEEAGRLARYDAFDTVRRQYEGEGCVIAVAHNRNDVAETVIFNMARGTGMGGIKGIAPVRENIVRPLLGCDRSEIEGYLDRMGIPYCTDATNNEDDYTRNKIRHKILPLMVEINEQAVEHICDMAELAADYERLALGVVEEFLKSQGIDISQENRGWTGTESRCGEYSVDRGTLFAQNKLIRELAIRQLVGLVCGGLKDIGRNHVAEVMKLCDAETGSGIDLPGGGRVYVQYDRIIFSTKTDSDTEKERGCDPVDIDMTRDGIYEMGNVRLTVRIYDRPKMLDLSKKECTKYLDYDRIIQCLQLRTMKNGDYIVVNSAGSRKKLNRLFTDAKIPADRRGEIPLVAAGSEIVWAVGLRIGENYKVTDNTRRILHMEFENAGQR
- the hpt gene encoding hypoxanthine phosphoribosyltransferase → MKEQIGVMLSSSEVETRISEMAEAIDKAYEGKTIHLIGILKGSVFFMCELAKRMKNPVTMDFMSVSSYGDGTKSSGIVKLNKDLDESIEGRDVIIVEDILDSGRTLSYLVKLLGERKPASLNVITLLDKPDRRVIPVELYMTGFEIPDRFVVGYGLDCAQKYRNLPYIGVIEQ
- a CDS encoding SpoIIE family protein phosphatase, whose translation is MRERINSGIRTGVMTLLCIAGGAFVVCRMAPFAAAIYAACCLMGGSYLLLYVCAAGGITLGAFGLLGMPYIENGIVEHSGDVAVNVCRRYMLLLACVLFIMKMCDIRRKREGQRGRSAADGNEGVLPIALAALIVETVFSDSGWAVGVGRGIVAGIVYVCAFYILKPGILAVTSRVSGGDWKREAGIAGYDTNQCIVSIMAICAIMLWHIPDDIVGGIAPSLMAALLMLLYVVYRSGASYGCGLAAAAGGILSVKTGNMGWIPWMLLVTVVMLIGRALSGHRRIPACIFYVLGAVLAAVAAGPGFICNAEIGHAMGEGRLLQRYGTFDWTTLTTYDIIVCCVNLGLPVMLFVAVPGSLLGKSADDISPACLQAAATEISRMTSSKMEDMANTFRRLDYTFAGSEDPGISLSQVGELVDGFRRQIERIGEAREVSDEKLLGQMRELGMEDVRVTELTDDSGRNRFYVVGRTTGQGMVLSRQVAVILSRYFGRNIRVGMNSPSLFFDDYRMAAYEESAAYRGMYHVRRIRKYGSPVSGDNFSVKEYEDGRLVMMLSDGMGSGSLASCESCMMLDTMEEMLEAGFPPEYSIAFANRCMSKKNQGRTFTTFDMVVIDMYDGSMTSFKQGASLTYVVHPGEKGNSVEVISSTTLPVGVLDEADCDIADINLSAGDAVVMVSDGISDMDTDGVMNRLLGNIHIGDSRKLVDEIVGKMLGQEDISPRDDVTVMAAVIGRSEKSGAA
- the yabQ gene encoding spore cortex biosynthesis protein YabQ is translated as MISEFVRIQAEGYVLCLMVGAAMGIVGVVFGGLRKLLRSGKIVTWFCDLALWLVLSVAIIALNYICCGGRIRLYIFLGFFSGFLITFYTINWVASKMADYILYRKNKD
- a CDS encoding FtsB family cell division protein; this translates as MSKRTGRTGSKNKISSRIGVITVICCLALLAGVVMYKARTLETQKKELQVQAEELQEQLDDAKQKHKELEEKEEYMKTDEYVEDVARSQLGLVYPDEIVIKPKE